Sequence from the Metopolophium dirhodum isolate CAU chromosome 2, ASM1992520v1, whole genome shotgun sequence genome:
gataatattttgttaaaattatcttatctagataatttttagattctgagtggaacgatgaatgtattgattttacaatgatgtatgttttttttttattttttatctgtcatcaccttttaggacagtaaaagtgcttggattttcttcaacagtaacttttctgataggaaagtgaatctaattggtacttttttttttttgggggggggggggtcaaaagtaaaaatttccagtagttttcaattagtgatgtgaaaaataaaagaaaaattaaggaaaaacgggaatttttacgcaaaatctgttttcgagaaaatcgattttggtttttggtgcaactctaaaacaaatgaccaaatgaaattttgactgaatgtttatatttgcttttcctatacaccataacattttcctcctaggttattgtttcaaaggcaggtgaaaaaaattaaaaatccttagtcacagtttttatttataagcatttaaagttcaaattttgacaaaatacggaaaaatcacgaaaattagcaaattattttgagttgagaattcataaaaatttttctctttaaatctaagattttaaaatgtaatataagattactcataagtttgtctacctttatcaaaaaaaaaatgtctacaagaaacttaaattaatttttatgagcgtttgaaattcatatttttacaacatttgatattcactcgatatctcatgtaacaattttcttattttgttgtaattaaaaaacgtatgactgtagatacgcAATACGCTCATTGAATTGCCGATTTTCATGGGCCATGGAAGATTTCAAGACACTGAAACTCGATTTTCAAACTTCCCGCCTTCGAAACAAAACCAGGCCTtatcagaaattcttatcacAAAATCTATATAAGTGCGACATTTATAATTCGACTGTGCCTCCAAAATCGGTATCCACCTCGGCTATAGATAGTATGATTGCCCATCGACCCATAATTCCTATACTTGAAAAGTGTCTACCGAAATTAATCTCTATAATcagtattaaagttaaattaaacagcTGTAGACTTAAGCACTAGCGGTTATATGTGGCCATCACCATAGAATATTCTATGCTATCACCGTGGACTAAGATATATACCTTCGTTATCACGGAACTACAATATTTACATTCGAAAGATAATTGCATTTATAGTCACTACCAaggtggatatatatatatatatatatccacctTGGTCACTACAACAATACAAATAAGCGCTATTGCGTAAGTCTCCAGCTGCTTAATACTGATAATGGAGAATCATTTCGGTAGACaccacagatatataaaaatgtatttttatattttatttttttatcgtggtACCCTctctcagcgagtccaacgGGCCCTGAGTTTCACTTAGCtagtgataatataatttttcatgatAAATTCCAAAGATGATTACAAAGAATTTGTACACCAGTGATAACATTTTTGATAAGACTTGcttattgttttaacttttagctTATCGATTATTCGATTATTCGATTAGAATTTAGAAAACTTCAACTTCGTTACGATTTGCGGCATTGGTTTCGGGCTATTCTCTCTAGAAGTATAGACTGTAGActgtaaaatacttataatataaaatgaatgcTCCTCCAACATTTGAATCTTTTTTGCTGTATGACGGAGAAAAAAAGTGAGTTATATTTAGTTATCTACTTGTCTATTTGATTCCTACATTTGAACATTTCCCAGAGCTGACTTAcattgtatttgaattttagaATAGTTAAAGAAGTGGATACTAAAGTGACAAATGCAGCAATTTTTACAGTCAACAAAGAAGATCATACTTTGGGAAACATGATCAGGAAGTGAGTACTACTTTGTTATTGTCATAGTTACCGATTATCATCATTGTGTTcataatcttttattttattaatttagccAACTACTTAAAGATCCTAATGTACTTTTTGCTGGATATAAACAACCACATCCACTGGAACATAAATTTGAACTTCGCATACAAACAACATCTGATTATACACCTCAAGATGCTTTAACTAATTCTATAACTGATCTCTTGGCTGAACTTTCTTTGTTTGAAGAACGTTTCAAGGTAGtatcttttaattattttactatactagTGCCATTGAGAGAGCGTTACTCGTTGGCGAGCTCCGTGTTTTCGTACCCAAATTACTTCCTAAAGTACTTCCACTCTACCATATAGTTGTAGCAACGACAGTGGCGACAGCCAGCGTACGAGCAGACTTAGAGGTGGGAATGCG
This genomic interval carries:
- the LOC132938532 gene encoding DNA-directed RNA polymerase II subunit RPB11 is translated as MNAPPTFESFLLYDGEKKIVKEVDTKVTNAAIFTVNKEDHTLGNMIRNQLLKDPNVLFAGYKQPHPLEHKFELRIQTTSDYTPQDALTNSITDLLAELSLFEERFKEALREKKEGLD